One Argiope bruennichi chromosome 5, qqArgBrue1.1, whole genome shotgun sequence DNA segment encodes these proteins:
- the LOC129968234 gene encoding fibroin heavy chain-like: MKQLSLLSLFFFILFLQGFSVQGQNWNDTNSTVEVVANFIWCLKQSGLFSSDQFDDLDMITDTMQMQLRKMGSMSESKIKVMRVGMAGSIAETAVASPSGVSPLMLNSIDDCLTSAMLQVTGQIDQRYRAEVLQIIEVVAIDERNSASSSVSIETSSSGDSYSGSSEVGKAAVVYTTKTNSGLAISSSQSTGYSALAVGYGAGAIASSSAGGESGAIRASDKKAVENGMIYGSEATYSAETREGSSSGHDANVTAAEANVNSNIRAGNGRGYGAENEASGAVTTDGGTEFGDQTGAEYRKDYSSEVGAGAKATRYSAEVGAGTVTSVRAGTEYGMNYGAGIEVEAGVTSRYGSDNGVGVQYEFGVGTDGTVTKNVEARVGYRRDYGTGTDTSTGVIAAEASDARVSKYTSIYGPGTGIEAVVSGAKIANSGAAFGVEAEYRRSYGDKSGGDIVYGVGMGAGRAVVAGAGAGAGSTGMFGYGIGGRDTAVNEERADIRYGRGTEIDTRVRDAAGYDVGSGARGEADSSAIVRTGVEGATGYGGSYIPRYGAGPRSDGAISAEVGTGVGAVVIADSGYRSGYDAEAASAAVYGAKASEAAVALTRSDSNDRATSIYGRNDIPRVRTDIEAATAIGYDSGAGTRIGAGVGTAYGGGTGIVAGVVTEIGYREGFGAGSGTENIGGIGVGAGVGTGTGYGGGYGAGSGVGVVGDTGVVAGAGAGAEADVATKAGATTGYVREYSAGSNAGAGFKESYCPGFSTGIAVEYGGGYAAGSGARGAADIGSGAGVEYNKDYYVGVGAGAETGAGGSVGYEGSYEAGSGFGVAAIYDAGDSWRSYDIRARADAGAGIAGATEAGTEAEYGRGYNYGSSIVGYGTNSSSSSGSVADTVASAGDGYGRDFGIRDSDASGYGSGYEFSKAAVTGTGNSAGDTFAQVFTQNLLTSGIITSETLTSSLAQATASSMANIAAQGLGLDANMANYLSNEMARMAASISESTKDQFAFVQAMSYIMGKLLAEFGVINESTALSAASSTSSSIIETIKTYGFGEFGIYSGAVGAGTGAAVKAGVGGGTSERYCGVTSGYGVGAEASAGAVARNADGYGTGTGASMANADDYRVGSGDAGGYGDESGVSTSTSASSGGATGIVTDGRYGYGTSTDRGIAAGISSGFYGDVLNRLTSPEVSNRVSSNIETIASGGLSALPNVVSNIVSQVSASAFVASIDEIVIQVLLELISILVHIISNTSVGPVDTSGVDLSFATVRQALATILG; encoded by the coding sequence GCCAAGTGGAGTTTCTCCGCTAATGCTGAACAGCATTGACGACTGCTTGACAAGTGCCATGCTCCAAGTGACAGGACAAATCGATCAAAGATACAGAGCCGAAGTATTGCAAATAATTGAAGTAGTTGCTATTGACGAAAGAAATTCTGCATCTTCATCAGTAAGTATAGAAACAAGCTCATCAGGGGATAGTTATTCTGGATCATCAGAAGTTGGAAAAGCAGCAGTTGTATACACAACAAAGACAAATTCAGGACTGGCAATAAGTTCTTCCCAATCAACCGGATATAGCGCCTTAGCTGTAGGATATGGGGCAGGAGCTATCGCTAGTAGCAGCGCAGGAGGTGAATCTGGTGCAATTCGAGCTTCTGACAAAAAAGCAGTTGAAAATGGAATGATTTATGGAAGTGAAGCTACATATAGTGCTGAGACTAGAGAAGGATCTTCTTCAGGACATGATGCCAATGTAACAGCTGCAGAAGCTAACGTTAATTCTAACATAAGAGCGGGAAATGGAAGAGGCTACGGTGCTGAAAATGAAGCTAGTGGAGCGGTCACCACCGATGGAGGAACCGAATTTGGTGACCAAACAGGAGCTGAATATAGAAAAGACTATAGTTCTGAAGTTGGGGCGGGTGCTAAAGCTACAAGATATAGTGCTGAAGTAGGTGCAGGAACTGTCACTAGTGTCAGAGCTGGTACTGAGTATGGAATGAACTACGGTGCTGGAATTGAGGTAGAAGCAGGAGTTACAAGTAGATATGGAAGTGACAATGGAGTCGGAGTTCAATATGAGTTTGGAGTGGGAACTGATGGAACTGTAACAAAAAATGTAGAAGCAAGAGTTGGATATAGAAGAGACTACGGTACTGGAACTGATACAAGTACAGGAGTTATAGCTGCTGAAGCCTCCGATGCCAGAGTATCTAAATATACCAGTATCTATGGGCCTGGAACTGGTATTGAGGCAGTAGTTAGTGGGGCAAAAATCGCAAATTCAGGAGCCGCTTTTGGGGTCGAAGCAGAATATAGAAGAAGCTATGGCGATAAATCCGGAGGTGATATTGTATATGGTGTCGGCATGGGAGCTGGTAGAGCAGTTGTAGCAGGAGCAGGAGCTGGTGCCGGATCTACAGGCATGTTTGGATATGGTATCGGCGGGAGAGATACTGCTGTAAACGAGGAAAGGGCGGATATAAGATATGGAAGAGGCACTGAAATAGATACAAGAGTTAGAGATGCGGCTGGATATGATGTAGGCTCTGGAGCTCGTGGAGAAGCAGACTCAAGTGCGATAGTTAGGACAGGAGTAGAAGGTGCAACTGGATATGGAGGAAGTTATATCCCTAGATATGGTGCTGGTCCGAGATCTGATGGAGCAATCAGTGCAGAAGTAGGAACCGGAGTCGGAGCTGTCGTCATTGCAGATTCTGGATACAGAAGTGGCTATGATGCTGAAGCTGCAAGTGCTGCTGTATACGGTGCTAAAGCTAGTGAAGCAGCAGTGGCCCTTACAAGATCCGATTCTAATGATAGAGCAACATCTATATATGGAAGAAACGACATTCCTAGAGTTCGAACAGATATAGAAGCTGCAACTGCGATTGGATATGATTCTGGTGCAGGAACAAGAATTGGTGCTGGAGTTGGAACTGCATATGGAGGAGGTACTGGAATTGTGGCAGGAGTGGTAACTGAAATTGGATACCGAGAAGGCTTCGGTGCTGGTTCTGGAACTGAAAATATAGGTGGCATTGGAGTTGGAGCAGGAGTAGGAACTGGAACTGGATACGGAGGTGGCTATGGTGCTGGTTCTGGAGTTGGAGTTGTTGGCGACACAGGAGTTGTGGCAGGAGCAGGAGCAGGAGCCGAAGCTGATGTTGCAACAAAGGCAGGAGCTACAACTGGATACGTAAGAGAATACAGTGCTGGATCAAATGCTGGAGCTGGATTTAAAGAAAGTTACTGTCCTGGATTCAGTACCGGAATTGCAGTTGAATATGGAGGAGGTTATGCTGCTGGTTCTGGAGCTAGAGGTGCTGCTGACATAGGATCTGGTGCAGGAGTTGAATATAATAAAGACTATTATGTTGGAGTTGGAGCAGGTGCAGAAACAGGAGCTGGTGGCTCAGTTGGATATGAAGGAAGTTACGAGGCTGGATCTGGATTTGGAGTTGCTGCTATATATGATGCTGGTGATAGCTGGAGAAGCTATGATATCAGAGCCCGAGCAGATGCTGGAGCCGGAATTGCTGGTGCAACAGAGGCAGGAACAGAGGCTGAGTACGGAAGAGGTTACAATTATGGATCAAGTATTGTTGGATATGGTACTAACTCAAGTTCTAGTTCAGGATCTGTAGCAGACACTGTAGCTAGTGCAGGAGACGGATACGGAAGAGATTTCGGTATTAGAGATTCTGATGCGTCAGGATATGGTTCTGGATATGAATTCAGTAAAGCAGCAGTTACAGGAACCGGCAATTCCGCTGGAGATACCTTTGCTCAGGTGTTTACACAGAATTTGTTGACTTCGGGTATCATTACATCTGAAACTTTAACTTCCTCTTTAGCGCAAGCGACTGCCTCATCTATGGCGAATATTGCTGCTCAGGGCTTGGGCTTAGATGCTAATATGGCTAATTATCTGTCAAATGAAATGGCCAGAATGGCTGCTTCTATATCAGAAAGTACTAAAGATCAGTTTGCTTTTGTTCAAGCAATGTCTTACATAATGGGAAAACTTCTGGCGGAGTTTGGTGTAATTAATGAAAGCACTGCTTTGTCTGCAGCATCGAGTACATCTTCTTCAATAATTGAAACTATAAAAACTTATGGATTTGGAGAATTTGGCATATATAGTGGGGCAGTGGGAGCTGGAACAGGTGCAGCAGTTAAGGCTGGTGTCGGAGGAGGAACTTCAGAAAGATATTGTGGAGTAACCAGTGGATATGGTGTAGGAGCTGAAGCTAGTGCAGGTGCGGTGGCACGAAATGCAGATGGATATGGTACAGGAACCGGGGCAAGTATGGCCAATGCGGATGACTATAGAGTCGGATCTGGAGATGCTGGTGGGTATGGTGATGAAAGCGGAGTTTCAACATCAACAAGTGCCTCATCTGGCGGTGCAACTGGTATAGTTACAGATGGAAGATACGGATATGGGACAAGTACAGATAGAGGAATAGCAGCAGGAATTTCATCTGGTTTTTATGGGGATGTTTTGAATCGTTTAACATCTCCTGAAGTGTCTAACAGAGTATCGTCTAATATTGAAACTATTGCATCTGGTGGACTTTCCGCCCTACCTAATGTAGTATCAAATATTGTCTCACAAGTGAGTGCCTCTGCTTTTGTCGCTTCTATTGACGAAATTGTAATTCAGGTATTGCTGGAACTGATTTCCATTCTTGTTCATATAATAAGTAATACTTCCGTTGGTCCTGTTGATACAAGTGGAGTGGACCTATCATTTGCTACAGTTAGGCAGGCTCTAGCAACTATTCTTGGCTAA